A stretch of Desulfobacter hydrogenophilus DNA encodes these proteins:
- a CDS encoding diaminopimelate decarboxylase family protein — translation MLTANTQITSTTPLLPREKLIEFITPYLKNKGVYLDMAKAFGSPLYVLETDILARKAAQFRAAFSHRLPETAFFYAMKSNNLPHLSGHLLKHGFGLDVSSGIELSVALELGASSIMFSGPGKTIPELELAARYPDRVVILLDSIGEAKRLASVLEEKQTRMPVGLRLNNNPEGLWRKFGVLPENLLSAFKEIQALDLLDFQGLQFHSSWNLNPDRQTAFIKTLGEILSVMPKQFLDAIQFIDIGGGYWPAQGEWLLSNVPQDYIIDPGVPINLFAKELSSAIKEHILPLTQCRICFEPGRWICNDAMHILIQVVDCKEKNLVITDAGGNAVGWERYETDYCPVLNLTRPSLSEKKCHILGSLCTPHDVWGYAYFGSAIKENDILMIPAQGAYTYSLRQQFIKPIPRVAVKESSNQYFLLPECDR, via the coding sequence ATGCTCACAGCCAATACACAGATAACAAGCACAACTCCCCTTCTGCCCAGGGAAAAACTAATTGAGTTTATAACCCCGTACTTAAAAAACAAGGGGGTGTACCTGGATATGGCCAAGGCGTTCGGGTCTCCTCTATATGTTCTGGAAACCGATATCCTGGCAAGAAAAGCAGCCCAGTTCAGGGCGGCATTCAGCCATCGTCTGCCGGAAACAGCCTTTTTTTACGCCATGAAAAGCAACAACCTGCCCCATCTTTCCGGGCATCTGCTCAAACACGGATTCGGGCTGGATGTGTCCAGCGGAATAGAACTGTCCGTAGCCCTGGAACTGGGCGCGTCATCCATTATGTTCAGCGGACCGGGCAAAACCATCCCAGAATTAGAACTTGCGGCCCGATACCCGGACCGGGTGGTGATTCTTCTGGACAGCATCGGAGAGGCAAAACGGCTGGCATCCGTGCTTGAAGAAAAGCAAACCCGCATGCCCGTTGGACTGCGGCTAAATAACAATCCCGAAGGCTTGTGGCGCAAATTCGGTGTGCTGCCGGAAAACCTGTTGTCTGCATTCAAAGAGATCCAGGCCCTTGACCTGCTGGATTTCCAGGGACTGCAGTTTCACTCGTCCTGGAATCTTAACCCGGACAGACAGACAGCGTTTATTAAAACACTGGGAGAAATTCTTTCCGTCATGCCAAAACAGTTCCTGGATGCGATCCAATTCATTGATATTGGCGGCGGCTACTGGCCAGCCCAAGGGGAGTGGCTTTTATCGAATGTGCCCCAGGACTATATTATTGACCCGGGGGTCCCCATTAATCTGTTTGCAAAAGAGCTGTCAAGTGCCATTAAAGAGCACATCCTGCCTTTGACCCAATGCCGGATCTGTTTTGAGCCGGGCCGCTGGATCTGCAATGACGCCATGCACATCCTCATCCAAGTGGTGGACTGCAAGGAAAAAAATCTGGTCATCACCGATGCCGGCGGCAACGCGGTGGGTTGGGAACGGTATGAAACCGATTACTGTCCGGTGCTCAATTTAACCCGGCCCAGCCTGTCCGAAAAAAAGTGCCATATTCTGGGTTCCCTTTGCACCCCTCATGATGTCTGGGGATATGCCTATTTCGGTTCGGCCATTAAAGAAAATGATATCCTCATGATTCCGGCCCAGGGGGCCTACACCTATAGCCTTCGCCAGCAATTCATCAAACCCATTCCCCGGGTAGCGGTCAAGGAAAGTAGCAACCAGTATTTTCTTCTTCCCGAATGTGATAGATAG
- a CDS encoding ATP-grasp domain-containing protein, translated as MGAIMGEKQSEPDKNQVLVVGTTSDYIEWIRKIRPGQALFLTEPKVREKATEPCPDNGEEILCPICDIDAAVQALNHHKKIFGVTLSGIACFDCESMETTSILAEKMGLPYPDIETIRNSRDKYISKQLWRQCQIPCPQTCPVNTEIEVLNFLDQVPAGIVLKPFCGSGSELVFKCVTRRQCDTAFNAVTDGLAARTGNPLFKPTDAGSFQMLAEEWVAGPEFSCDFLMEKDRAVILRKTQKIKVDSRPFGTISGYAICPETDDDEKMPSNEKLSNLFHRAARTLGIKTGVCMVDFILRHKNPVLIEMTPRPGGDCLPFLLKEAGNIDIIGLTLDAAQGIAWKNEKTGHYSPLVAFRIHARRNGVLKRINTAAVENDKRIKKIHLIHPPGHRVTMPPQDYDSWLLGHMIIEPHRHRFFETECLLLAKRIDIEMD; from the coding sequence ATGGGAGCCATTATGGGCGAAAAGCAGTCTGAGCCTGACAAAAATCAGGTACTGGTGGTGGGTACCACATCTGACTACATTGAATGGATCAGAAAAATCCGTCCCGGACAGGCACTTTTTCTGACAGAACCCAAGGTTCGTGAAAAAGCTACCGAGCCCTGTCCGGACAATGGAGAAGAAATTTTATGCCCCATCTGCGATATTGACGCCGCAGTTCAGGCATTAAACCACCACAAAAAAATCTTCGGGGTTACCCTTTCCGGCATTGCCTGCTTTGACTGCGAATCCATGGAGACCACATCCATTCTCGCAGAAAAGATGGGCCTGCCCTATCCCGATATTGAGACAATCAGGAACAGCAGAGATAAATATATCTCAAAACAATTGTGGCGGCAATGTCAAATCCCTTGTCCCCAAACCTGCCCGGTCAACACCGAAATAGAGGTATTAAACTTTCTGGACCAGGTACCGGCGGGTATTGTACTCAAACCCTTCTGCGGTTCCGGCAGCGAACTTGTATTCAAATGCGTCACCCGAAGGCAGTGTGATACCGCATTCAATGCGGTAACAGACGGGCTTGCGGCACGAACCGGCAATCCATTGTTTAAACCCACGGATGCCGGCTCATTCCAGATGCTGGCCGAGGAATGGGTCGCAGGCCCTGAATTTTCCTGTGACTTTCTCATGGAAAAAGACCGGGCTGTTATCCTGCGCAAAACCCAGAAAATAAAAGTGGATAGCCGGCCCTTCGGTACCATTTCCGGGTATGCGATCTGCCCGGAAACCGATGATGATGAAAAAATGCCTTCAAATGAAAAACTTTCAAACCTGTTCCACAGGGCAGCCAGGACATTGGGCATTAAGACCGGCGTCTGCATGGTGGATTTTATCCTGCGACACAAAAACCCTGTGCTCATAGAGATGACCCCGCGACCCGGTGGAGACTGCCTGCCCTTTTTGCTCAAGGAGGCAGGCAACATCGATATAATTGGGTTGACCCTGGATGCGGCACAAGGCATTGCCTGGAAAAATGAAAAAACTGGTCACTATAGCCCCCTGGTGGCGTTTCGTATTCATGCCCGCAGAAATGGCGTATTAAAACGCATCAACACCGCTGCCGTGGAAAACGACAAACGGATAAAAAAAATACACCTGATTCATCCCCCGGGGCACAGGGTGACCATGCCGCCTCAGGACTATGATTCATGGCTTTTAGGGCACATGATTATAGAACCGCACAGGCACAGATTTTTCGAAACAGAGTGTCTTTTGCTTGCCAAACGTATCGACATTGAAATGGATTAG
- a CDS encoding GNAT family N-acetyltransferase, which produces MKTIIITDPERCRQAWEKYWPVQDIFDLWAVRQCFNTAFKRPLSFHLIEDKGRVVGFLPLSIVEETGEYVFFPGETWRGKTWLEQNRIIAQSPEVFNALCDSVPGPLNLRYLRRHPFMDGLTQARPDETGYLFYPRIYDFSMDNFWLTFPGKTRKKLKADVKKIEARQLTWRYNHLPDLSEMFRLNMAAFTSDSYFSDARFYRSFERFAAYLKDMGMLRVTTAIVEGKIAAVDMGAVFNNTYTVVAGGTHSEFAGIAKVINLHHLEWACHNRMEAVDFLCGSFNWKERFRLSPRPSYEIHTQPDTEVFHGSHYGRKAV; this is translated from the coding sequence ATGAAAACCATTATCATTACAGATCCGGAACGTTGCCGGCAGGCCTGGGAAAAATACTGGCCAGTCCAGGACATATTTGATCTATGGGCCGTCAGACAATGTTTTAACACCGCATTCAAAAGACCTTTAAGCTTCCATCTTATCGAAGACAAGGGCCGGGTTGTGGGATTTCTTCCCTTAAGTATAGTCGAAGAAACCGGGGAATATGTATTTTTTCCCGGGGAAACCTGGAGAGGTAAAACCTGGCTGGAGCAAAACCGGATCATAGCCCAATCCCCGGAAGTGTTCAACGCATTGTGCGACTCGGTACCAGGTCCTTTAAACTTAAGATACCTGCGCCGGCACCCATTCATGGACGGCCTGACCCAGGCCCGGCCGGATGAAACCGGATACCTGTTTTACCCCCGGATTTATGATTTTTCCATGGATAATTTCTGGCTGACATTCCCGGGGAAAACCAGAAAAAAACTCAAGGCAGATGTAAAAAAAATTGAGGCGCGGCAACTCACCTGGCGATACAATCATCTGCCGGATCTATCTGAGATGTTCCGTTTGAACATGGCAGCATTTACATCGGATTCCTACTTCAGCGATGCACGGTTTTACCGGTCCTTTGAACGGTTTGCAGCGTATCTGAAGGATATGGGCATGCTCAGGGTCACCACAGCCATTGTGGAAGGAAAAATTGCGGCCGTGGATATGGGTGCCGTTTTCAATAATACCTACACGGTTGTGGCCGGGGGAACCCACTCGGAGTTTGCCGGTATTGCCAAGGTGATTAACCTGCACCACCTGGAATGGGCCTGCCACAACCGCATGGAAGCCGTGGATTTTCTGTGTGGCAGTTTCAACTGGAAAGAGCGGTTTCGCCTAAGCCCCAGACCGTCATATGAGATTCACACCCAGCCGGACACGGAGGTTTTCCATGGGAGCCATTATGGGCGAAAAGCAGTCTGA
- the speD gene encoding S-adenosylmethionine decarboxylase: MTAAKVIKLETAPDVWGIASAIDIYDCDPEKIRDAELIKRFVVELCDLIEMKRFGETQVVHFGEDEKVAGFSMVQLIETSLISAHFANQSNVTYLDVFSCKVYDPEVVREFSQNYFGGKTSRLNVTYRH, from the coding sequence ATGACCGCTGCAAAAGTAATCAAACTTGAAACCGCCCCTGATGTATGGGGCATTGCCTCCGCAATCGACATCTACGACTGCGATCCTGAAAAAATCAGAGACGCAGAACTGATCAAACGCTTTGTTGTTGAGCTGTGTGACCTGATTGAAATGAAGCGCTTCGGCGAAACCCAGGTGGTCCATTTTGGAGAAGATGAAAAAGTTGCCGGATTTTCAATGGTCCAGCTCATTGAAACCTCGTTGATATCCGCACACTTTGCCAACCAGAGCAATGTCACCTATCTGGATGTGTTTTCATGCAAGGTCTACGACCCTGAAGTGGTCCGAGAATTTTCCCAAAACTATTTCGGTGGGAAAACATCCCGGCTTAACGTGACTTACCGGCATTAG
- a CDS encoding sigma-54 interaction domain-containing protein, with protein sequence MLIRLACAIKETKIRTELANRLAEQDVQLQFFKPSTLFWQALARSCADVFIVSSSTIPKPVESSISLLNELPEAPMTVVLHNRESSEEHANLLAAGVDVVLYSGIPIDSLFEALETTLESRRQFYYAERFDRRGRFLPRLNDFTSNSRDMQAFLDETRQVVSSDATILLLGETGVGKEHLSKAIHADSHRSTGPFIAINMAAIPEQLMESELFGHEQGAFTGAVRSRRGAFELAHGGTIFLDEIGEMPLQMQTKLLRVLQELEFTPVGGEKPVWVDVRVIAATNKDLEEEVEKGTFRKDLYYRLGVISLTLPPLRKRKEDIPSLTNHFLTMNQQKFGRNLKRFSQPAMEALCNYHWPGNIRELMNVIERAVLLCKSDMMTLEELPSVFHNAKPVRVGDGDSTLSLPREWESMALPQIRDAVYDQVEALYLSMVLKKTRGKIGETAKIAGIHPRGLYAKMKKLGLDKAEFKAKG encoded by the coding sequence ATGTTGATTCGCCTGGCATGTGCCATTAAAGAGACAAAGATACGCACCGAGCTTGCGAACAGACTGGCGGAACAGGATGTTCAGCTTCAGTTTTTTAAGCCCAGTACCCTCTTCTGGCAGGCCCTTGCCAGAAGCTGCGCCGACGTGTTTATTGTCAGCAGCTCCACAATTCCCAAGCCTGTTGAATCAAGTATTTCCCTGCTCAATGAATTGCCTGAAGCGCCCATGACCGTCGTGCTGCATAATCGGGAGTCCTCGGAAGAACATGCCAATCTTCTGGCCGCCGGTGTTGATGTAGTGCTTTATTCGGGTATCCCAATAGACAGTCTTTTTGAAGCCCTTGAAACCACACTGGAATCCCGCCGTCAGTTCTATTATGCGGAACGGTTTGACCGGCGGGGGCGCTTTCTGCCCCGGCTTAACGATTTTACCTCCAACAGCCGGGATATGCAGGCGTTTCTGGATGAAACCCGGCAGGTGGTGTCCAGTGACGCCACCATACTGCTGCTTGGTGAGACAGGTGTGGGCAAGGAACATCTGTCCAAGGCCATCCATGCAGACAGCCATAGATCCACAGGTCCTTTCATTGCCATAAATATGGCAGCCATTCCGGAACAGCTGATGGAAAGCGAACTGTTCGGACATGAGCAGGGGGCCTTTACCGGGGCCGTGCGCTCCCGGCGGGGGGCATTTGAACTTGCCCATGGCGGCACTATTTTTCTAGACGAAATTGGGGAGATGCCCCTGCAGATGCAGACCAAGCTGCTTCGGGTGCTGCAGGAACTTGAATTTACGCCGGTGGGTGGTGAAAAACCGGTATGGGTGGATGTCCGGGTGATTGCGGCCACCAATAAAGACCTCGAAGAGGAGGTTGAAAAGGGAACCTTCCGAAAAGATCTTTATTACCGGCTTGGGGTTATTTCATTAACGCTTCCCCCCTTGAGAAAGCGTAAAGAGGATATCCCCTCACTGACCAACCATTTTTTGACCATGAACCAGCAGAAATTCGGCAGAAACCTCAAACGATTTTCCCAGCCGGCCATGGAGGCTTTGTGCAATTACCACTGGCCGGGCAATATCCGTGAATTGATGAACGTTATTGAGCGGGCTGTTCTGCTGTGCAAGTCAGATATGATGACTCTGGAAGAGCTGCCGTCGGTTTTCCATAATGCCAAACCCGTCCGGGTGGGCGATGGTGACTCGACGCTTTCGTTGCCCCGGGAATGGGAATCCATGGCCCTGCCCCAGATCCGGGACGCCGTTTATGATCAGGTGGAAGCGTTGTATCTATCCATGGTGCTCAAGAAAACCCGAGGTAAAATCGGAGAAACCGCTAAAATTGCAGGCATTCATCCCAGGGGCCTGTATGCCAAAATGAAAAAACTGGGACTGGATAAAGCTGAGTTTAAAGCCAAAGGATAA
- a CDS encoding tetratricopeptide repeat protein produces MSRFLSFFLILILVLGGCASDQQNAMTYIQEGKAYFDKQEYAKAEIQLKNAISLIPDSAEAYHLLARTYMEGKKAQEAFNAFLRLEELEPDNLDTKLQLASFYFLAKKWSDAEKKVAQVLTADPDNIKGLYLKAGILGSKKETLETLAGIYERILALDSEQTRAMLVLARIYQTQKDSDKAEAMLKKALATAPDDLNINQVVFRYYLSQKADDKARAVLDDLVDQKPKAVEPRIMLANFQAGLDENSQAEQSFLKAIELAPDNPLPYMLIARFYNANEQPDKAEEFIKKALAIHPEHAGLKTAYADFYFRHQEYQKSEEMIDEVLATRPDFPQAKVLKAKLLTSRKKLTQAKQVLLSLLEEEPDSARYNFLMGSVLLEDKKTDQAMAYIAKTLEKNPSHLKARIIMADIYFKQADYFLAESEINKALNLRPENYEALLLKANIYAAQQKTQQAQAVYEALIQDHPKNPAALFRLGNLFMMDKKPNQALAVYDKALAINPNLMDVFINIIRLYSAEKEYQTALDRCDAHLEALQDPSPVVVSIIQGIRGNLFMALGNSDAAKQAFELSIQSNPKYTQPYLALARIYHREENNKKELEIYQSLLAQRPEQIEPHFQLGLFYEKRNKNEQAKAHYEKVLELNPEYIPALNNLAFFYAEQNIEMNKALDLARKAKELSGEVPAIMDTLGWIYYKKELYDSAIQEFSNCIEKEPENPIFNFHIGLAYNKKWDYINAKRYLKKALELKEDFKGADEAKKILKQI; encoded by the coding sequence ATGAGTCGTTTTTTATCTTTTTTTTTAATTCTAATTCTCGTCCTTGGAGGCTGCGCCTCTGACCAGCAGAACGCTATGACCTATATCCAGGAAGGAAAAGCGTATTTTGACAAGCAAGAATATGCCAAGGCTGAAATACAGCTGAAGAACGCAATAAGCCTGATACCGGATTCAGCAGAGGCGTACCATCTTCTGGCCCGCACCTACATGGAAGGAAAAAAAGCCCAGGAGGCTTTTAATGCATTTTTACGGCTGGAGGAACTGGAGCCGGACAATCTTGATACCAAACTCCAACTGGCCTCGTTCTATTTTCTGGCCAAAAAATGGTCTGACGCGGAAAAGAAAGTGGCACAGGTCCTTACTGCTGACCCGGACAACATCAAAGGACTCTATCTGAAAGCCGGAATCCTGGGCAGCAAAAAAGAAACATTGGAGACCCTGGCGGGTATTTATGAACGAATTCTTGCGCTGGATTCCGAACAGACCAGAGCCATGCTGGTCCTTGCAAGGATCTACCAGACCCAAAAGGATTCTGACAAAGCCGAAGCCATGCTGAAAAAAGCCCTGGCAACGGCGCCAGATGACTTAAACATCAACCAAGTTGTCTTCAGGTATTACCTGTCCCAAAAGGCCGATGACAAAGCTCGGGCTGTTCTTGACGATCTGGTGGACCAAAAACCGAAGGCGGTTGAACCCAGAATCATGCTGGCCAACTTCCAGGCCGGCCTAGATGAAAACAGTCAGGCAGAGCAATCCTTTTTAAAAGCGATTGAACTGGCCCCGGACAATCCTTTGCCCTACATGCTCATTGCCCGGTTCTACAATGCCAATGAACAGCCGGACAAGGCAGAAGAGTTTATCAAAAAAGCCCTGGCCATCCATCCGGAACATGCGGGCTTGAAAACCGCCTATGCCGACTTTTATTTCCGTCACCAGGAATATCAAAAATCTGAAGAAATGATTGATGAGGTATTGGCAACCCGGCCCGACTTTCCCCAGGCAAAAGTCCTCAAGGCAAAGCTTTTGACCTCCCGAAAAAAATTGACCCAGGCCAAGCAAGTTCTCTTGTCCCTGCTGGAAGAGGAGCCGGACTCAGCCCGATACAATTTTTTGATGGGATCTGTGCTCCTGGAAGACAAAAAAACAGATCAGGCCATGGCCTATATTGCCAAAACCCTGGAAAAGAACCCCTCTCATCTCAAAGCAAGAATCATCATGGCGGATATCTATTTCAAACAGGCCGACTATTTTCTGGCCGAGTCTGAAATTAACAAGGCATTAAACCTGAGACCTGAAAACTATGAGGCCCTTTTGCTGAAGGCAAACATTTACGCAGCCCAGCAGAAAACACAACAAGCCCAGGCTGTTTATGAGGCTTTAATCCAGGACCATCCCAAAAATCCGGCGGCACTGTTCAGGCTGGGCAATCTTTTTATGATGGACAAAAAACCGAACCAGGCATTGGCGGTCTATGACAAAGCCCTGGCCATTAACCCAAACCTTATGGATGTTTTCATCAACATAATCCGGCTGTACAGCGCCGAGAAAGAGTATCAGACTGCCCTTGACAGGTGTGATGCCCATCTTGAAGCCCTTCAGGACCCCTCGCCTGTTGTGGTCTCCATTATCCAGGGCATCAGGGGTAACCTTTTCATGGCCCTTGGGAATTCGGATGCTGCAAAGCAAGCCTTTGAACTGTCCATCCAGTCGAATCCCAAATATACTCAACCCTACCTTGCCCTGGCCAGGATATACCACCGGGAAGAAAATAATAAGAAAGAGCTTGAGATTTATCAAAGCCTGCTGGCCCAGCGCCCGGAACAGATCGAACCCCATTTCCAGCTTGGCCTTTTCTACGAAAAAAGGAACAAAAATGAACAGGCAAAGGCCCATTACGAAAAAGTACTTGAACTAAATCCGGAATACATTCCCGCCTTGAACAACCTGGCTTTTTTCTATGCCGAGCAAAACATAGAAATGAACAAAGCCCTGGATCTGGCCAGAAAGGCCAAGGAACTCAGCGGGGAAGTCCCGGCCATCATGGATACCCTGGGCTGGATCTACTACAAAAAAGAACTCTATGATTCTGCCATTCAAGAGTTCTCCAACTGCATTGAAAAAGAACCTGAAAACCCGATTTTCAACTTTCATATAGGCCTGGCCTACAACAAAAAGTGGGATTACATAAATGCTAAACGATACCTGAAAAAGGCGCTTGAGCTAAAGGAAGACTTTAAAGGGGCGGATGAGGCAAAAAAAATTCTTAAACAAATTTGA
- the larA gene encoding nickel-dependent lactate racemase, which produces MAKVLIPYGKEKIEVEINDNNLQGVYFPNDVEKREFASEFSKNLENANFAEFMEGDERVVFIVNDGTRPTPTAKVLRVIYDDIKDKDIYFIIATGAHRAPNDEEYEYIFGKEIYEDLKAKDRIWAHDAKNDEMVYLGKSTNGTEMYLNKIVAEAKKTIVIGSVEPHYFAGYTGGRKGFLPGVASYETITQNHKLALNKSAKALALDGNPVHEDMMDAMNVLKDIQVFSIMTILDKDHNVYETTCGDLVEAFYAAIDSAKKVFCVDIEEKTDIVISVAPYPMDIDLYQSQKAIDNGKLALKEGGILIFVSQCRMGIGGKTFFDLMASCDTPQEVLEKIKIEYKLGYHKAGKMAEINTWAQTWGVTELPEDEIKAVHIKPFESVEAAVEKALEEKGKDAKITVLPLGSLSVPNILKN; this is translated from the coding sequence ATGGCAAAAGTACTGATACCGTACGGTAAGGAAAAAATTGAAGTTGAAATTAATGATAATAACCTGCAAGGTGTATATTTTCCAAACGATGTTGAAAAAAGAGAGTTTGCTTCTGAATTTTCAAAAAATTTGGAAAACGCAAACTTTGCAGAGTTTATGGAAGGTGATGAGAGAGTCGTCTTCATCGTCAATGACGGAACTCGCCCTACGCCTACAGCAAAAGTACTTCGCGTAATTTATGATGATATCAAAGATAAAGATATCTATTTCATTATCGCGACCGGTGCCCATAGAGCCCCAAATGATGAAGAATATGAATACATTTTTGGAAAAGAGATCTATGAAGACCTGAAAGCAAAAGATAGAATATGGGCACATGATGCCAAAAATGATGAGATGGTATATTTAGGCAAATCTACAAACGGTACTGAGATGTATCTGAATAAAATTGTAGCAGAAGCTAAAAAAACTATCGTTATCGGTTCTGTGGAACCTCATTATTTTGCGGGATATACCGGTGGCAGAAAAGGCTTCTTACCTGGCGTAGCATCTTATGAGACAATAACGCAAAACCATAAATTAGCTTTAAATAAAAGTGCAAAGGCACTTGCATTAGATGGCAATCCCGTCCATGAAGATATGATGGATGCCATGAATGTATTAAAAGACATTCAAGTGTTTTCCATTATGACTATTTTAGATAAAGACCATAATGTATATGAAACCACATGTGGAGATCTTGTAGAAGCATTTTATGCTGCAATAGACAGTGCTAAAAAAGTGTTTTGTGTTGACATAGAAGAAAAAACTGACATTGTAATTTCTGTAGCGCCTTATCCTATGGATATAGACCTTTACCAGTCTCAAAAAGCGATAGACAATGGTAAACTTGCGCTTAAAGAGGGCGGCATATTAATATTTGTATCACAATGTAGAATGGGCATAGGCGGGAAAACTTTCTTTGACCTGATGGCGTCTTGTGATACCCCCCAAGAGGTTCTTGAGAAAATAAAAATCGAATATAAGTTAGGTTATCATAAAGCCGGTAAAATGGCTGAGATCAATACCTGGGCTCAGACTTGGGGCGTGACAGAACTACCGGAAGACGAGATCAAAGCCGTACACATTAAACCTTTTGAGAGTGTAGAAGCGGCTGTGGAAAAAGCCCTTGAAGAAAAAGGTAAAGATGCCAAAATAACAGTACTTCCATTGGGATCGCTTTCAGTACCGAACATATTAAAGAACTAA
- a CDS encoding hydrogenase iron-sulfur subunit: MQTEKTKFKNLEKWEGMLSKCIRCGYCYEHCPMFKYTRWESDAPRGKNILAHGLLSGEVELTQEIAEKTFSCFFCKRCEAACSSGVKITDIMLDLRRDLVELGYYTPGTTSITDPSCARCLQCVRACPHDAREFIDGKGIVVDPVKCKSCGICVEICPIEAISIPLSFGTDKEDLGKRAAAFLNSRESAKVIMYACNWSYHPDIQNSRLPESELEEKEYEILVNLCGGRLDQNLLLTPFLNQAWGVLVGVCPDGECNHNGNEAAKKRVQRMKETLETLDINPERIHLVQIPNGDKQLCQAEIDTFMEKINQMGPIR, from the coding sequence ATGCAGACAGAAAAAACAAAATTTAAAAATCTAGAAAAATGGGAAGGCATGCTATCCAAGTGCATTCGGTGCGGATACTGCTACGAGCACTGCCCCATGTTTAAATACACCCGGTGGGAATCCGATGCACCCAGGGGTAAAAACATTTTAGCCCACGGACTTTTGAGCGGCGAGGTTGAATTGACACAGGAAATTGCAGAAAAAACGTTCAGTTGCTTCTTCTGCAAACGGTGTGAAGCAGCCTGTTCGTCCGGGGTTAAAATAACGGACATTATGCTGGACCTCAGAAGGGATCTGGTCGAGCTGGGATACTATACTCCGGGTACCACATCGATTACCGACCCTTCCTGTGCCAGGTGCCTGCAGTGCGTCAGGGCCTGTCCCCACGATGCCAGAGAATTTATTGACGGTAAAGGTATTGTCGTGGATCCGGTAAAATGCAAGTCCTGCGGCATCTGTGTTGAAATCTGCCCCATTGAAGCGATAAGCATCCCATTATCATTCGGCACCGACAAAGAAGACCTGGGGAAGAGAGCTGCTGCGTTCCTCAACTCCCGTGAGTCTGCCAAGGTCATTATGTATGCCTGTAACTGGTCATACCATCCTGACATTCAGAACTCCAGATTGCCGGAATCGGAACTCGAAGAGAAGGAATATGAAATCCTGGTAAATCTGTGTGGCGGCCGCCTTGATCAAAATCTTTTATTGACCCCGTTCCTTAATCAGGCATGGGGCGTTCTGGTAGGCGTTTGTCCGGATGGGGAATGTAACCATAACGGCAATGAAGCAGCTAAAAAACGGGTACAAAGAATGAAGGAAACCCTTGAAACGCTTGATATAAATCCCGAAAGAATCCATCTGGTTCAGATCCCTAATGGCGACAAACAGTTGTGCCAGGCAGAAATTGATACCTTTATGGAAAAAATAAATCAAATGGGCCCAATACGCTAA